One window from the genome of Oryza glaberrima chromosome 3, OglaRS2, whole genome shotgun sequence encodes:
- the LOC127765346 gene encoding uncharacterized protein LOC127765346, with amino-acid sequence MWNFASSAWGSGLGKKNTPNCTPSNGDCSDDEASSCTSREEGLECPICWESFNIVENVPYVLWCGHTMCKNCILGLQWAIIKVPTVPIQLPFFVSCPWCNLLSLRIIYKGDLAFPRKNYFLLWMVEGMNGERARSRSAIHSEQQTTWLSSSSRASGNEGYSNPIRRPLPPPVETQSPSVNHANHGVPILNAERVQASLRKSLSFLVHLTAKFPLVFIFLLIVLYAIPASAAVLLLYILITVLFALPSFLILYFAYPSLDWLVREIFA; translated from the coding sequence ATGTGGAATTTCGCGTCCAGTGCTTGGGGATCTGGTTTAGGGAAGAAGAACACTCCCAACTGCACCCCGTCCAATGGTGATTGCTCTGATGATGAGGCATCTTCGTGTACAAGCAGGGAAGAAGGCCTTGAATGCCCCATATGTTGGGAGTCCTTCAACATAGTGGAGAATGTGCCATATGTACTATGGTGTGGCCACACCATGTGCAAGAACTGCATCCTAGGACTTCAATGGGCTATCATCAAGGTTCCGACGGTGCCAATCCAGCTACCATTCTTTGTCTCCTGTCCCTGGTGCAATCTCCTGTCGCTCCGCATTATTTACAAAGGGGATCTCGCATTTCCACGCAAAAACTACTTCCTCCTTTGGATGGTTGAGGGGATGAATGGTGAGCGAGCCAGATCGCGCTCTGCTATTCATAGTGAGCAACAAACTACATGGCTCTCAAGTAGCAGTAGGGCAAGTGGAAATGAAGGTTATTCGAATCCCATCAGACGTCCACTCCCACCACCGGTTGAAACACAATCCCCCAGTGTGAACCATGCCAATCATGGGGTCCCCATCTTGAATGCAGAGAGGGTACAGGCGTCGTTGCGCAAGTCGCTGTCCTTCTTGGTTCACCTGACTGCCAAGTTTCCCCTGGTGTTCATTTTCCTCCTCATAGTGCTCTATGCAATCCCTGCTAGTGCAGCTGTCTTGTTATTATACATCCTTATCACCGTGTTATTTGCTCTGCCCTCCTTCTTGATCCTGTATTTTGCTTACCCTAGCCTAGACTGGCTTGTTAGAGAAATCTTTGCTTGA